The genomic DNA CTCGTATCCGTCAAGCTGGACAACGATGAAGCCGAGATTGCCTGACATAAAATAACATACTTTCAGATCAACGGAGGGAACCTATGAGTTTCTTTAGGAAATTGAAGGAAAGCATTGCAAGCAAAACCGAGTCCGTCACCAAACAGTTCAAGGACGGTCTGGAAAAAACACGCAAAGGGTTTGTTGAAAAGGTATCGGATCTGATGATTCGCCGCAAGAAGATTGATGAGGAGTTTTATGAGGAGCTGGAAGAGATTCTGATTGGTGCCGATGTTGGCGTCAACACAGTTATGAACCTCATTGAAGACCTTCGGGTAGAAGTGAAAAAACGCAAAATCGAGGATGCATCCGAGCTACAGCCTGTATTATCGGAAAAGCTGTCTGAGCTACTGCGGGGCAATGACAACAGCCAACTCCAGATGAGCTCTGACGGGATTACGGTTATCCTGTTTGTTGGCGTCAACGGTGTTGGCAAAACAACTACCATTGGTAAGCTGGCCCATCGCTTTAAACAAGAGGGTAAAAAAGTGCTGCTGGCTGCCGGGGATACGTTCCGTGCTGGCGCAATTGAGCAGCTGGAGGTATGGGGTGAACGGGCTGGTGTAGAGGTCATTAAGCAGCAATCCGGCTCTGATCCAGCCGCGGTTATGTTTGATGCGGTACAGGCTGCCAAGCAGCGTCAGGTGGATGTGCTACTGTGTGATACCGCAGGACGTCTCCAGAATAAAAGCAATCTGATGGAGGAGCTGAACAAGATTTTCCGCGTGATCCAGCGCGAAATTCCAGATGCTCCTCATGAAGTATTGCTGGTACTTGATGCGACGACTGG from Paenibacillus sp. FSL R10-2782 includes the following:
- the ftsY gene encoding signal recognition particle-docking protein FtsY, whose protein sequence is MSFFRKLKESIASKTESVTKQFKDGLEKTRKGFVEKVSDLMIRRKKIDEEFYEELEEILIGADVGVNTVMNLIEDLRVEVKKRKIEDASELQPVLSEKLSELLRGNDNSQLQMSSDGITVILFVGVNGVGKTTTIGKLAHRFKQEGKKVLLAAGDTFRAGAIEQLEVWGERAGVEVIKQQSGSDPAAVMFDAVQAAKQRQVDVLLCDTAGRLQNKSNLMEELNKIFRVIQREIPDAPHEVLLVLDATTGQNALNQAKMFGEKSGVTGLVLTKLDGTAKGGIVVAIRQELNLPVKLVGLGEKVNDLQPFDSEQFVHALFAGLIQEEGIDETAPGEEEQA